TCACtaaaactcactcggtttgcactcttttgatttctaagagggggaaatgttctcaaggctcaagatgatACTTGAAGCTGTGgtgtgggtgaaatgagaaggggagAGAAGTACTTATAGGTAGCCAAGGGGTGAGGGATGTTGGCTTGGgttcttggtgattgggtgaagtgggaggtgctcaaatctgaaaaatttccaaatttgcttgcatgagcttaggtcacttgtgcaGAATGAAATAGTGCCATAAACTaccatcatttcctctccacTTTAGCTAAAAGGGTCCTGTAGATGACtccaggtcgtggggcatcatttggatggcagaagatccctcaaaccacccttgaaTACAGGTGGATGAAGGTTGTTTTGTGGTGACAGAAAATCAGTTCGATTTTGGATCCATTTGGgcagcaaaaatgagtcaaaatccttcatgatggtcatggaacttcttggtgattgggtggaaaagtaggtggcatggggtggtggtgcaaaccatggcaagaGGCtagttcaaattcaatccaaatggttcctacacaaactagaccaaggtgcacccggtttggttctttgagttggttgatgcaaccaatttcgtccaaggctcaaactgagtTTGGGAGGAtctcatgaggtgtttaaggaccataaTACACTTGaggataaaccacaaaaatattGGGTCCAAGGGCAAAGttgtccaagcattacaaaggacAATGCACAAAACtgattgaagcatggtttgggctttctatgtcatttttcttaatgacatgtggaatggtttagctagggtattaacatggtctaatcatggtttaagggagtattaattcaagaaaatttaaattaaaaagtttaataaaagattaagcttcaaagcatagcttaaagtgcactaacctcaagtatgatggttaatggccttagctaatttttaaaacttaatttgggtactttgagtgtgatttggacttaaggaaaccaatggtatggtgtattgggtctttggtctttgaatgataaaatgagtccaaacatgactttgggccatatgagcttgaaaagggccaagggtccaatctacaccaaaagccttatgccttcctatacttgggccAAGAGTAGTCTTAATATCCTAAGGGGTTGGTTCAAGatttttcttgggctaggcccatgaatgtacTTGGCTCCTAAAAAGCCTCaacaaaattactaatgggcttgcctctctaatccttaggtcattaacactaagtaccaactTTAATGCTAATCTCATTATCAAccttaattaaaaatgattaacccaaaaataaaagcctaatctagagtacttaagggttaatcaagagTTAATTAAGCGGAGTATTATAACGTaggagtcggggcgtcacatCGGCAGACACACATCATTGGTGATCGATGCAGTGCGTACGGGTCcgtactgccatgtctgagttgcgtacagagattaatgctagcatctcTGAGTTACATACAGAGATTCATGTCATTAATGCGACTCAGGTCACACTCAGTACTCGACTAACACAGGTAGAAAGAAAATTAGCTGtagtcgaggatgtgtgcagAGAGCTCAGATCATAGtagtttctatcttttatttatatatatatatattgtttttttcgTATGGACAATATCTGGTgtttaataaatttgatttaattatgaattaaatattttttttatcttttctggaTTAATTATCgatttatattatatggtgtatgaatgataatatttatttaactaaaaatcttatttaacataaaagaaatcactaaaatattttaaaattaatttataaattcgtaaatattttaatttacaataaatcataatatataatatatacacattttttatattatgaaaatgttaacaaattaatgaagaaaatatttattacattaatattttggacctttttaacaatatattattataattaagcaAGCCCATTCgagcaccttttttttttattcgggGAGGGGGTCGAGACCAAGACCAAGACCTACATTTTGAAGGTTTGGATGTTATGTCATCAGGCCATATGCCTTTGGCTTCGAGCACTTGTTTATGCATTCGAACAAAGTACTCACCATTTGCACATTTATGTCCCATTCGAACAGGTTTAAAAAATGTCTCtccaattttaatttaatttcccacCAAACTATCCGTTTGAATGCATAAATGTGATGTTTGAATGAAATGTGTTGTTCGAATGATCTTACAACATTTCTACTAGATGTTTCCACCTAATCTCTCTcgttcgaacaaacaaattgCAGTTCGAACGGTTTTGAACTTTTCCCAACAAATAAATTACTTCTCCGTTAAGATTATTATTCGAATAAATTATACACAATTTGAACAGACATTAATTCCCTATTCGAACAGattttttgtaacaccccgaccccgagggtccggagagttaactcataacacctgataaacaactctaacaaggctagagtatttccaaattcaagaataatataaaagagcgaataaggaaattctaaaattttcgttgtgaacaaatgagaatattttgtttatttttatcacgaacatgtgaaatgatttggagcttttcagtgatttgttttgatatgatgtgtcatctgagaatcttggcatgatgttctgattctgtatatgattgtaattggattttcgatgaaattcGTTCtgttctgttaaggcccagccacgggtataatggtggtttataaccctaccacgggggtgaaacatggaaaatggcccagccacgggtataatggtggtttataaccctactacgggggttaaacatggtattgtcccgatgtaatgctaagagatgatttaattataatgtttcagtttggaaatgccaacggaagttctttttggaataagttatttttctgaaaatttcgctctaaagttattgtacaagttttgtttccgcgttctgaaaataaatgttttgtacggcttatctaatattataaatgctcatgtttacatactagcatatgcTCTTTGCTtgctaagttgttgataactcaccccgttaatcttcataatatttcagatgacaacGATGGCttagctgaagatcagtattaaagtctatggagaagattagcattgttttgttgttgggtatctcatgatattagtgatggtgttagaggttatttacctttcttaagtttgcttcaatggatttagacggtttatggagactatgttaatgttttattatttctagttgttatttgagacatgaagaagagatgattttatttgggttgttggattgaatattggataaatgagtttatttgatttattttaattgaagtatttacgttcgatttaaGGTTTGGTAgaatggatatattcttgaatttggaaatactctagccttgttagagttgtttatcaggtgttatgagttaactctccggaccctcggggtcggggcgttacatttttTGCCTTTCAAATGGTTTTGACTTTTTGAGACAATCTAACTCGTCACAAAAGATCCAATTTGAACGGATATTTAAACGTTTGAACTGGTTTATAAAATCATCCATGTTTTGAGtcaaataattactttttcagATAAATTTAGTTCGTctcttaaaactaaaatttgttgtagtaCAGAGTATACATGGAACTATGAGATACACTTATATTTTTGAAGTGTGGGGCCGGGGCTAGCTTTTAACGCATGATGATGTGCTtatgaaaacatgtggctggaAATTGAGGTGAGTAGGATATTAATTATCTACTAATTTTGACACTGCGTAAGAAGCAGATCAATAAAAGGGACAAAAGACATAAAATAGGGCATCATGTAGAGACAATCGGCTATCCAATtagcttttaaaataatttccaagATGACATAAAatggtttaaataaaattaatcactaaaaactattttataatttcagaaCTCCAAAATTAAAGAGgctaaattctaaaaattaggTTTAGTTCAATGAAACTTAAAATACGTAccctatttaaatattaaaataattttggactaAAAAAGTACTTGGATAGCTTTAAATACTTGGTTGGatttaaaaatcatctgctAATTTTAAAACTACGGATTCGAGAGGAAATCGGAGCACTTGATCACATGATGTAAAGACCTATATATTCTAACCCTAAACGTGCATGTTTTCAGAAAatgttccaaatattttttcctttcaatccAAGATccaaaaaatatgtcatttcTAATATGTTTTTTCATGATCAAATCATATACCTCcacttttgtatatataaaaaaaaaacaaacaaaactcaATACAAAACATATCCCaataaatttttatcaaaacaactcttaaaaaaaatctaatgcaAAACAGATCATATAGGAAAGTTTTTATCCGGCCAAacagatatttatttattgatctacgttcacaaaacccaatacaGATTACATctcaattccttttttttttaagaatttgtatatatgaatttaattagTGATATAGTTACTTATGAATTGCCTTAAGAACAAAGACAACTGAAACTGCAAGTCTTGCCCTAGGAAACAGCTTTGAAGAAGCTGTGATATATAGAGATTGATTATGATGCTTAATTCTAATTAATGTAGGAATTGATCGATGTTATACTTACAAGTCAAGAAGAAGGTAACTAATTAGCCTATTACAGCTATTACTGTGAAGAATTGGATGAATCTTGTAGAAGATGGTCTATGATTAATGCCGGCAAGGATTAACAGTACTTTTTTATGCCACTGTGCGTACTTGAAATAATTGAAGTCCCAATTGTTGCCGGAGAAGtcttttgttattttctgaATAGTATCAACTACTTTtgatgtctatatatataatagaggcTAGCAGAAACTCAGctttttaaaagtttatttaaCAGCCTCTTCATTCACCTGGCCTAAAGAATAAATTGGGAGTCGAATAAGATAATTATTGATGCAGGAGGATCCGAGTCAGATGATGCTGAGCTGTCACATTGTACATTGACTGCGCTGAAATATCTTGAGGTGGTAGATCATCGCAAAGATGGCAGGAAATCGTGATCTTTCATTGATCGGGGTAGTTTTGGTCACGTTTCGGTATTTTAGTAATAACTTTGGTTACAGGTATCAGAATCGCACATATGACTCCATTCGAAAAGCTCTTTTCAGCGTGCACTTCGTGGTCACCAGTTATGCTCGGTGTGCATTATTTTCGAGACTAAATTCAACCGTTTTCCCCTCTGAATctctatttttagttttttttttttttttttttgcattttatggtaatatttcatttattgtttAGGAAGTGATTCTGAACTCGATTTGGGCGAGAGTTTTGACAGATTACTTCTTTTACTACGTAGAGATTTTTGGTGTGATTATTGggattttactatttttggtaaaattctGATCATATGGTCAATTTCAGCTATTACAACCCAGCTTGTGGGTTGATCATTTGGTCATTCTTGGATATTGAAAACTTTGAATTGAGTATAAGAGTCGTTTTCTCTGTGTTTTGGGCGATTCTCTTGTCTTCCTTCTCTGTGAATTATCTATTGAAACTAGCCTGTAGAATAATCATTATTTTGTCCTGCATCAACTACTAATGCCCTCATGCATGAGTCGAAGATATTCCCTACTTTACATTGTGAGGACATGAAGTTCTTAATTTCCTAGCTAGCCTTTGAAGTTGATCTCAAAGGGACATATCCAGATGATATTTTCCTAGCTAGGATGATAAATTATGGTTTAGTCTTAGACTACAACTTTTTGCCTGTTCCATGTAGAAATTGGATGAAAAGATCAGAATATTGTCATGTGGAACATGACatagtatataatgtatttataaatatatatctcactctctctcgcAACTTTGTACAATTAATTCATCTCAAGCAAATATGTAGAAGTAGtactatacatgcatgcatgttgcactaatattcttctcttttcttttcatatcttttccaaattttctgtCGAAAACCTCTGATCCGTTTCTTGCTCCATAGCCCTCGAGAAagggtttctttcttctttttctttttttgtactttttcttGAAGTGATCTTCTCTATCCTGAATTAAATTCCAGTGGCTTTTAAACTGTGCATGGGATTGACACAGCACAACCCAAGCCCCTAGCTTCTGACCCCTTCATGATTCTGAGCCTCTTGCATGAGCAGAGAAACATACTGCAACAAAGCAAACATAAAATGAGTACTTTGATTTAGACTTTCTCTTTCTTaatgttttggaaaaaaaattgatgtaaatTTAAACAGAAGGCAGATCAGCTCAAGAACTTACTCCCATGGAACATCTCCAACCAACATCCAATCCCCATCTTTATCTTCATAAGTCGGCACAAATTCTGACCCATTGTAGCCTTCCCTCTCAGAATACTCACCtgaaaaaggaacaaaaagaaaaaaaccgtTAAGAACGACTAAAATCTGAATAAATACTCTAACcatattctttgtttttctattttattatccaTCGCTAGCTACCACCAATTAATACAAGTGCAGATCATGAAAAGGTCGATGTAATATGCTTACCAGCACTGAACTTGAACATGTCTTCCAAGGCTTTAAGGAGCTCTGGGTATCCTTTGTAGACCTTCAAATCAATCTTCCTTAGATAAGGAGCTCCATCCATGCTAACTTTCAGGTACATGCCCGCAGCTTCAGCCTCCATTTTCTTTGCTTGTAAACAGTTTTTCCTGTAAGATCTCACAGGTGGCCACCCAACTACTTGTGCCCTATAATAAGACATAGCCATTCACCATATATCTTAGACGATATAATCAAAACCATGCGAAGTTATTCATATCTATGACATATTCTAAATGCGAGTAAATATGTATTAAAAGCAAGATCAAAGTTAAATTAATGAAGAAGAAAGCTAGATTTCTTACTTGGCAGGGGAAGCAATTTCTTGGTCAGATTTTTGGAGATGTGAAGCATTAGAATTTTCCTTAGATCCACAAGACTCCTCATTAAAGTTGGGCAATGCTCTTTTGTTGCTTTTAATGGCAATAGACGTTGGTTGTTTTTCTGACTTCTTGGTGCCAGGAAGGCCTAACCTAAGCTCTGTGGCCTCAAGGTTGAGTTCTTTGTCAAACGCCATGTTAGCAGCTTCTCTCCTTTTTTGGGACGATCTTTAGAAGGAACCTAAAGACCTTTCTTCTCCGAAAACTTGAGGATAAAATCTTCTGTGTTCCGGTAGTACTGATCGAGGTTGGACAAATGCTAACTAGGGATTGCAGATCAGAAATGTTTGTGTCAGAACCAGCGGTACTAAAGGC
This window of the Juglans regia cultivar Chandler unplaced genomic scaffold, Walnut 2.0 Scaffold_687, whole genome shotgun sequence genome carries:
- the LOC108989205 gene encoding auxin-induced protein 22D-like, with the translated sequence MAFDKELNLEATELRLGLPGTKKSEKQPTSIAIKSNKRALPNFNEESCGSKENSNASHLQKSDQEIASPAKAQVVGWPPVRSYRKNCLQAKKMEAEAAGMYLKVSMDGAPYLRKIDLKVYKGYPELLKALEDMFKFSAGEYSEREGYNGSEFVPTYEDKDGDWMLVGDVPWDMFLCSCKRLRIMKGSEARGLGCAVSIPCTV